Proteins from a genomic interval of Trifolium pratense cultivar HEN17-A07 linkage group LG6, ARS_RC_1.1, whole genome shotgun sequence:
- the LOC123890425 gene encoding polyadenylation and cleavage factor homolog 4 isoform X3: MRHLFGTWRGVFPPQTLQIIEKELGFTPAVNGSASASATLRSDSQSQRPAHSIHVNPKYLERQRLQQSSRTKGVFNDMTGVISNSNEEPERPDRALGAARPWLDPRINMHNNQRTHRDAFNDSVPEKSIGGAYGDTEYNSSLSNNLGSGVGRTGSRLIGGVAETLSGQRSGFGLKHGFSNHEAPKPMNLDAHNIRNSVMSRNWKNSEEEEFVWDEMNSGVPDHVPNVSSNLSSDPWMADDDNLETEDHLQITHPIGRKVDKEISTVKKQLPSSGGHPSLSWELQKQIPSSKLNMKSGHSEISVSAPSGLPKSSNSLAVKIKNQSSMLHTIGTAKIMGQQEFDSEGAESPSEQSPSRQQSLSVPVTTHHPPSSQYIRDPAPAIGPNVQVGNFRKSQEKDMRGLLLSSATSYQPKPQQRQLGPSQAEVTLKAKQPLKSKVSLAKAKPTATLEKSTTKNLPAPSVKSGIIPNKLITKSLDASNRPSQSGVKPTRSVGPSPTTFVSPGSSAVSLGSPNDYPQASPKLPQGKAGKKQKDSNQSSASSNERGASAPSSNATNKNTLNPFSNLLSSLVAKGLISAGAESAAVLPSEMVMRSKDQTENITSSSSSPVASAPDSAAVPVKSSRDEADAAAKASLALSQSTSTEIRNLIGFDFKPDVIREMHPHVITELLDELPHHCSNCGIRLKQQEQFDRHLEWHATKEREQNGPTGSSRRWYAKSDDWIAGKAEYLSGSEFTDSADEYDDKMGDGSQLDSMVVADENQCLCVLCGELFEDVYCQESDQWMFKGAVYLNNSDSDSEMESRNLGPIIHARCLSENSISGVANTEHD; encoded by the exons ATGAGGCATCTTTTTGGAACTTGGAGAGGTGTCTTTCCTCCTCAGACCCTTCAGATAATTGAGAAGGAACTAGGCTTCACTCCAGCAGTCAATGGTTCAGCTTCTGCATCTGCCACCCTTAGAAGTGATTCTCAGTCTCAACGTCCAGCTCATAGCATTCATGTGAATCCCAAATATTTAGAAAGGCAGCGTCTTCAGCAGTCCAGCAGG ACCAAGGGAGTATTTAATGATATGACTGGAGTTATTTCAAACTCAAATGAGGAACCAGAGAGGCCAGATAGAGCTTTGGGTGCTGCACGACCATGGCTGGATCCTAGGATTAACATGCAT AATAATCAGCGTACTCATAGAGATGCATTTAATGATTCTGTTCCTGAAAAGAGCATTGGCGGTGCCTACGGAGACACTGAATATAATTCTAGTCTTTCAAATAATTTGGGCTCAGGTGTTGGAAGAACTGGAAGTAGGCTCATTGGCGGTGTTGCAGAGACGTTATCCGGGCAAAGAAGTGGTTTTGGCCTCAAACATGGTTTTTCAAATCACGAAGCACCGAAACCTATGAATTTGGATGCACATAACATTAGGAACAGTGTGATGTCAAGGAACTGGAAAAATTCAGAGGAAGAGGAGTTTGTGTGGGATGAGATGAACTCTGGTGTGCCTGATCATGTACCTAATGTCTCTAGCAACTTGAGCTCAGACCCATGGATGGCCGATGATGACAATTTG GAAACTGAAGATCACCTCCAAATCACACACCCAATTGGAAGAAAGGTTGATAAAGAAATATCTACCGTTAAGAAACAACTACCATCATCTGGGGGTCATCCATCATTATCATGGGAATTGCAGAAGCAGATCCCAAGTTCCAAACTGAATATGAAGTCAGGTCACTCAGAAATATCTGTTTCTGCTCCGAGTGGCTTACCTAAAAGTTCAAATTCTTTGGCTGTGAAGATAAAGAATCAGTCTTCTATGCTGCATACAATAGGAACAGCCAAAATTATGGGACAGCAGGAATTTGATTCTGAGGGGGCCGAATCCCCTTCTGAACAGTCACCTTCCCGACAACAGTCTCTATCAGTGCCAGTAACAACACATCACCCTCCTTCAAGTCAATATATTAGAGATCCCGCACCTGCCATTGGTCCCAATGTTCAGGTTGGTAACTTTCGAAAATCCCAAGAAAAGGACATGCGGGGTCTATTATTATCTTCGGCAACTTCTTATCAGCCAAAACCTCAGCAACGTCAGCTGGGCCCTTCACAGGCTGAAGTTACTCTTAAAGCTAAGCAGCCACTCAAGTCTAAAGTTTCTTTAGCCAAAGCCAAACCCACAGCCACTTTAGAAAAGTCAACCACAAAGAATCTTCCAGCTCCATCTGTGAAGAGTGGAATCATCCCGAACAAATTAATTACCAAAAGTCTGGATGCAAGTAATCGTCCATCTCAATCAGGGGTTAAGCCTACTCGGTCAGTTGGTCCTTCCCCTACCACATTTGTTTCTCCGGGTTCTTCAGCCGTGTCATTAGGTTCTCCAAATGATTATCCACAGGCTTCGCCAAAACTACCTCAAGGGAAGGCTGGAAAGAAGCAAAAGGATTCTAATCAATCCTCTGCTTCCTCTAATGAACGTGGCGCATCAGCTCCTAGCTCAAATGCCACCAATAAGAATACCTTAAATCcattttcaaatcttttaagCTCTTTAGTTGCCAAAGGTTTGATATCTGCAGGAGCGGAGTCAGCAGCTGTATTGCCAAGTGAGATGGTGATGCGATCGAAAGACCAAACTGAAAACATTACTTCCAGTTCCTCTTCGCCAGTTGCTTCAGCTCCTGATTCTGCAGCCGTCCCGGTAAAATCTTCCAGAGATGAGGCAGATGCTGCTGCAAAAGCCTCACTTGCCTTGTCTCAATCAACTAGCACAGAAATTAGAAATCTCATTGGCTTTGATTTCAAACCTGATGTAATTCGAGAAATGCACCCACATGTAATCACAGAATTATTGGATGAACTCCCACATCATTGCAGTAATTGTGGTATTAGGCTTAAACAGCAAGAACAGTTTGATAGGCACTTGGAATGGCATGCTACAAAAGAAAGAGAACAAAATGGTCCGACTGGATCATCAAGAAGATGGTATGCAAAATCAGATGACTGGATTGCTGGCAAGGCCGAATATCTATCCGGGTCTGAATTTACTGATTCTGCCGATGAATATGATGATAAAATGGGAGACGGCAGTCAATTGGATTCTATGGTTGTAGCAGATGAAAACCAGTGCTTGTGTGTATTGTGTGGGGAGCTATTTGAAGATGTATACTGTCAGGAAAGCGACCAGTGGATGTTCAAGGGGGCTGTTTATCTGAACAATTCAGATAGCGATAGTGAGATGGAAAGTAGAAATTTGGGCCCCATCATTCATGCTAGATGCTTATCAGAGAACTCAATATCTGGTGTGGCCAATACA GAACATGATTAA
- the LOC123890425 gene encoding polyadenylation and cleavage factor homolog 4 isoform X2, giving the protein MDMESTRRSLDRSREPGAKKPRLIDELQQGSNPTARPFSQRQGGGSGVASMLSAGRFRMNDRDSDSSDGGYHPQPPPHQELVTQYKAALAELTFNSKPIITNLTIIAGENLSAAKSIAGAVCANILEVPSDQKLPSLYLLDSIVKNIGRDYIKYFAARLPEVYCNTYRQVEPPVHSSMRHLFGTWRGVFPPQTLQIIEKELGFTPAVNGSASASATLRSDSQSQRPAHSIHVNPKYLERQRLQQSSRTKGVFNDMTGVISNSNEEPERPDRALGAARPWLDPRINMHNNQRTHRDAFNDSVPEKSIGGAYGDTEYNSSLSNNLGSGVGRTGSRLIGGVAETLSGQRSGFGLKHGFSNHEAPKPMNLDAHNIRNSVMSRNWKNSEEEEFVWDEMNSGVPDHVPNVSSNLSSDPWMADDDNLETEDHLQITHPIGRKVDKEISTVKKQLPSSGGHPSLSWELQKQIPSSKLNMKSGHSEISVSAPSGLPKSSNSLAVKIKNQSSMLHTIGTAKIMGQQEFDSEGAESPSEQSPSRQQSLSVPVTTHHPPSSQYIRDPAPAIGPNVQVGNFRKSQEKDMRGLLLSSATSYQPKPQQRQLGPSQAEVTLKAKQPLKSKVSLAKAKPTATLEKSTTKNLPAPSVKSGIIPNKLITKSLDASNRPSQSGVKPTRSVGPSPTTFVSPGSSAVSLGSPNDYPQASPKLPQGKAGKKQKDSNQSSASSNERGASAPSSNATNKNTLNPFSNLLSSLVAKGLISAGAESAAVLPSEMVMRSKDQTENITSSSSSPVASAPDSAAVPVKSSRDEADAAAKASLALSQSTSTEIRNLIGFDFKPDVIREMHPHVITELLDELPHHCSNCGIRLKQQEQFDRHLEWHATKEREQNGPTGSSRRWYAKSDDWIAGKAEYLSGSEFTDSADEYDDKMGDGSQLDSMVVADENQCLCVLCGELFEDVYCQESDQWMFKGAVYLNNSDSDSEMESRNLGPIIHARCLSENSISGVANTEHD; this is encoded by the exons atgGATATGGAGAGCACGCGTAGATCGTTGGATAGATCGAGAGAACCAGGTGCTAAGAAGCCTCGATTGATCGATGAGCTTCAACAAGGTTCAAATCCAACTGCACGACCGTTTTCTCAACGACAAGGTGGTGGTTCTGGTGTTGCTTCGATGTTATCGGCCGGTAGGTTTCGAATGAACGATAGAGATTCTGATAGCAGTGACGGTGGTTATCACCCACAACCACCGCCGCATCAAGAGCTTGTGACTCAGTATAAGGCTGCTCTTGCTGAGCTTACTTTCAACTCGAAACCGATAATTACCAATTTGACTATAATTGCTGGAGAGAATCTTTCTGCTGCAAAATCAATTGCTGGAGCTGTTTGTGCTAACATTCTAGAG GTACCAAGTGACCAAAAGCTGCCATCTCTTTATCTCTTAGACAGTATTGTTAAGAATATTGGGCGGGATTACATAAAATACTTTGCTGCCAGGCTACCCGAG GTATACTGCAATACATACAGACAGGTTGAGCCTCCTGTCCATTCAAGTATGAGGCATCTTTTTGGAACTTGGAGAGGTGTCTTTCCTCCTCAGACCCTTCAGATAATTGAGAAGGAACTAGGCTTCACTCCAGCAGTCAATGGTTCAGCTTCTGCATCTGCCACCCTTAGAAGTGATTCTCAGTCTCAACGTCCAGCTCATAGCATTCATGTGAATCCCAAATATTTAGAAAGGCAGCGTCTTCAGCAGTCCAGCAGG ACCAAGGGAGTATTTAATGATATGACTGGAGTTATTTCAAACTCAAATGAGGAACCAGAGAGGCCAGATAGAGCTTTGGGTGCTGCACGACCATGGCTGGATCCTAGGATTAACATGCAT AATAATCAGCGTACTCATAGAGATGCATTTAATGATTCTGTTCCTGAAAAGAGCATTGGCGGTGCCTACGGAGACACTGAATATAATTCTAGTCTTTCAAATAATTTGGGCTCAGGTGTTGGAAGAACTGGAAGTAGGCTCATTGGCGGTGTTGCAGAGACGTTATCCGGGCAAAGAAGTGGTTTTGGCCTCAAACATGGTTTTTCAAATCACGAAGCACCGAAACCTATGAATTTGGATGCACATAACATTAGGAACAGTGTGATGTCAAGGAACTGGAAAAATTCAGAGGAAGAGGAGTTTGTGTGGGATGAGATGAACTCTGGTGTGCCTGATCATGTACCTAATGTCTCTAGCAACTTGAGCTCAGACCCATGGATGGCCGATGATGACAATTTG GAAACTGAAGATCACCTCCAAATCACACACCCAATTGGAAGAAAGGTTGATAAAGAAATATCTACCGTTAAGAAACAACTACCATCATCTGGGGGTCATCCATCATTATCATGGGAATTGCAGAAGCAGATCCCAAGTTCCAAACTGAATATGAAGTCAGGTCACTCAGAAATATCTGTTTCTGCTCCGAGTGGCTTACCTAAAAGTTCAAATTCTTTGGCTGTGAAGATAAAGAATCAGTCTTCTATGCTGCATACAATAGGAACAGCCAAAATTATGGGACAGCAGGAATTTGATTCTGAGGGGGCCGAATCCCCTTCTGAACAGTCACCTTCCCGACAACAGTCTCTATCAGTGCCAGTAACAACACATCACCCTCCTTCAAGTCAATATATTAGAGATCCCGCACCTGCCATTGGTCCCAATGTTCAGGTTGGTAACTTTCGAAAATCCCAAGAAAAGGACATGCGGGGTCTATTATTATCTTCGGCAACTTCTTATCAGCCAAAACCTCAGCAACGTCAGCTGGGCCCTTCACAGGCTGAAGTTACTCTTAAAGCTAAGCAGCCACTCAAGTCTAAAGTTTCTTTAGCCAAAGCCAAACCCACAGCCACTTTAGAAAAGTCAACCACAAAGAATCTTCCAGCTCCATCTGTGAAGAGTGGAATCATCCCGAACAAATTAATTACCAAAAGTCTGGATGCAAGTAATCGTCCATCTCAATCAGGGGTTAAGCCTACTCGGTCAGTTGGTCCTTCCCCTACCACATTTGTTTCTCCGGGTTCTTCAGCCGTGTCATTAGGTTCTCCAAATGATTATCCACAGGCTTCGCCAAAACTACCTCAAGGGAAGGCTGGAAAGAAGCAAAAGGATTCTAATCAATCCTCTGCTTCCTCTAATGAACGTGGCGCATCAGCTCCTAGCTCAAATGCCACCAATAAGAATACCTTAAATCcattttcaaatcttttaagCTCTTTAGTTGCCAAAGGTTTGATATCTGCAGGAGCGGAGTCAGCAGCTGTATTGCCAAGTGAGATGGTGATGCGATCGAAAGACCAAACTGAAAACATTACTTCCAGTTCCTCTTCGCCAGTTGCTTCAGCTCCTGATTCTGCAGCCGTCCCGGTAAAATCTTCCAGAGATGAGGCAGATGCTGCTGCAAAAGCCTCACTTGCCTTGTCTCAATCAACTAGCACAGAAATTAGAAATCTCATTGGCTTTGATTTCAAACCTGATGTAATTCGAGAAATGCACCCACATGTAATCACAGAATTATTGGATGAACTCCCACATCATTGCAGTAATTGTGGTATTAGGCTTAAACAGCAAGAACAGTTTGATAGGCACTTGGAATGGCATGCTACAAAAGAAAGAGAACAAAATGGTCCGACTGGATCATCAAGAAGATGGTATGCAAAATCAGATGACTGGATTGCTGGCAAGGCCGAATATCTATCCGGGTCTGAATTTACTGATTCTGCCGATGAATATGATGATAAAATGGGAGACGGCAGTCAATTGGATTCTATGGTTGTAGCAGATGAAAACCAGTGCTTGTGTGTATTGTGTGGGGAGCTATTTGAAGATGTATACTGTCAGGAAAGCGACCAGTGGATGTTCAAGGGGGCTGTTTATCTGAACAATTCAGATAGCGATAGTGAGATGGAAAGTAGAAATTTGGGCCCCATCATTCATGCTAGATGCTTATCAGAGAACTCAATATCTGGTGTGGCCAATACA GAACATGATTAA
- the LOC123890425 gene encoding polyadenylation and cleavage factor homolog 4 isoform X1, with the protein MDMESTRRSLDRSREPGAKKPRLIDELQQGSNPTARPFSQRQGGGSGVASMLSAGRFRMNDRDSDSSDGGYHPQPPPHQELVTQYKAALAELTFNSKPIITNLTIIAGENLSAAKSIAGAVCANILEVPSDQKLPSLYLLDSIVKNIGRDYIKYFAARLPEVYCNTYRQVEPPVHSSMRHLFGTWRGVFPPQTLQIIEKELGFTPAVNGSASASATLRSDSQSQRPAHSIHVNPKYLERQRLQQSSRTKGVFNDMTGVISNSNEEPERPDRALGAARPWLDPRINMHNNQRTHRDAFNDSVPEKSIGGAYGDTEYNSSLSNNLGSGVGRTGSRLIGGVAETLSGQRSGFGLKHGFSNHEAPKPMNLDAHNIRNSVMSRNWKNSEEEEFVWDEMNSGVPDHVPNVSSNLSSDPWMADDDNLETEDHLQITHPIGRKVDKEISTVKKQLPSSGGHPSLSWELQKQIPSSKLNMKSGHSEISVSAPSGLPKSSNSLAVKIKNQSSMLHTIGTAKIMGQQEFDSEGAESPSEQSPSRQQSLSVPVTTHHPPSSQYIRDPAPAIGPNVQVGNFRKSQEKDMRGLLLSSATSYQPKPQQRQLGPSQAEVTLKAKQPLKSKVSLAKAKPTATLEKSTTKNLPAPSVKSGIIPNKLITKSLDASNRPSQSGVKPTRSVGPSPTTFVSPGSSAVSLGSPNDYPQASPKLPQGKAGKKQKDSNQSSASSNERGASAPSSNATNKNTLNPFSNLLSSLVAKGLISAGAESAAVLPSEMVMRSKDQTENITSSSSSPVASAPDSAAVPVKSSRDEADAAAKASLALSQSTSTEIRNLIGFDFKPDVIREMHPHVITELLDELPHHCSNCGIRLKQQEQFDRHLEWHATKEREQNGPTGSSRRWYAKSDDWIAGKAEYLSGSEFTDSADEYDDKMGDGSQLDSMVVADENQCLCVLCGELFEDVYCQESDQWMFKGAVYLNNSDSDSEMESRNLGPIIHARCLSENSISGVANTVRLIVN; encoded by the exons atgGATATGGAGAGCACGCGTAGATCGTTGGATAGATCGAGAGAACCAGGTGCTAAGAAGCCTCGATTGATCGATGAGCTTCAACAAGGTTCAAATCCAACTGCACGACCGTTTTCTCAACGACAAGGTGGTGGTTCTGGTGTTGCTTCGATGTTATCGGCCGGTAGGTTTCGAATGAACGATAGAGATTCTGATAGCAGTGACGGTGGTTATCACCCACAACCACCGCCGCATCAAGAGCTTGTGACTCAGTATAAGGCTGCTCTTGCTGAGCTTACTTTCAACTCGAAACCGATAATTACCAATTTGACTATAATTGCTGGAGAGAATCTTTCTGCTGCAAAATCAATTGCTGGAGCTGTTTGTGCTAACATTCTAGAG GTACCAAGTGACCAAAAGCTGCCATCTCTTTATCTCTTAGACAGTATTGTTAAGAATATTGGGCGGGATTACATAAAATACTTTGCTGCCAGGCTACCCGAG GTATACTGCAATACATACAGACAGGTTGAGCCTCCTGTCCATTCAAGTATGAGGCATCTTTTTGGAACTTGGAGAGGTGTCTTTCCTCCTCAGACCCTTCAGATAATTGAGAAGGAACTAGGCTTCACTCCAGCAGTCAATGGTTCAGCTTCTGCATCTGCCACCCTTAGAAGTGATTCTCAGTCTCAACGTCCAGCTCATAGCATTCATGTGAATCCCAAATATTTAGAAAGGCAGCGTCTTCAGCAGTCCAGCAGG ACCAAGGGAGTATTTAATGATATGACTGGAGTTATTTCAAACTCAAATGAGGAACCAGAGAGGCCAGATAGAGCTTTGGGTGCTGCACGACCATGGCTGGATCCTAGGATTAACATGCAT AATAATCAGCGTACTCATAGAGATGCATTTAATGATTCTGTTCCTGAAAAGAGCATTGGCGGTGCCTACGGAGACACTGAATATAATTCTAGTCTTTCAAATAATTTGGGCTCAGGTGTTGGAAGAACTGGAAGTAGGCTCATTGGCGGTGTTGCAGAGACGTTATCCGGGCAAAGAAGTGGTTTTGGCCTCAAACATGGTTTTTCAAATCACGAAGCACCGAAACCTATGAATTTGGATGCACATAACATTAGGAACAGTGTGATGTCAAGGAACTGGAAAAATTCAGAGGAAGAGGAGTTTGTGTGGGATGAGATGAACTCTGGTGTGCCTGATCATGTACCTAATGTCTCTAGCAACTTGAGCTCAGACCCATGGATGGCCGATGATGACAATTTG GAAACTGAAGATCACCTCCAAATCACACACCCAATTGGAAGAAAGGTTGATAAAGAAATATCTACCGTTAAGAAACAACTACCATCATCTGGGGGTCATCCATCATTATCATGGGAATTGCAGAAGCAGATCCCAAGTTCCAAACTGAATATGAAGTCAGGTCACTCAGAAATATCTGTTTCTGCTCCGAGTGGCTTACCTAAAAGTTCAAATTCTTTGGCTGTGAAGATAAAGAATCAGTCTTCTATGCTGCATACAATAGGAACAGCCAAAATTATGGGACAGCAGGAATTTGATTCTGAGGGGGCCGAATCCCCTTCTGAACAGTCACCTTCCCGACAACAGTCTCTATCAGTGCCAGTAACAACACATCACCCTCCTTCAAGTCAATATATTAGAGATCCCGCACCTGCCATTGGTCCCAATGTTCAGGTTGGTAACTTTCGAAAATCCCAAGAAAAGGACATGCGGGGTCTATTATTATCTTCGGCAACTTCTTATCAGCCAAAACCTCAGCAACGTCAGCTGGGCCCTTCACAGGCTGAAGTTACTCTTAAAGCTAAGCAGCCACTCAAGTCTAAAGTTTCTTTAGCCAAAGCCAAACCCACAGCCACTTTAGAAAAGTCAACCACAAAGAATCTTCCAGCTCCATCTGTGAAGAGTGGAATCATCCCGAACAAATTAATTACCAAAAGTCTGGATGCAAGTAATCGTCCATCTCAATCAGGGGTTAAGCCTACTCGGTCAGTTGGTCCTTCCCCTACCACATTTGTTTCTCCGGGTTCTTCAGCCGTGTCATTAGGTTCTCCAAATGATTATCCACAGGCTTCGCCAAAACTACCTCAAGGGAAGGCTGGAAAGAAGCAAAAGGATTCTAATCAATCCTCTGCTTCCTCTAATGAACGTGGCGCATCAGCTCCTAGCTCAAATGCCACCAATAAGAATACCTTAAATCcattttcaaatcttttaagCTCTTTAGTTGCCAAAGGTTTGATATCTGCAGGAGCGGAGTCAGCAGCTGTATTGCCAAGTGAGATGGTGATGCGATCGAAAGACCAAACTGAAAACATTACTTCCAGTTCCTCTTCGCCAGTTGCTTCAGCTCCTGATTCTGCAGCCGTCCCGGTAAAATCTTCCAGAGATGAGGCAGATGCTGCTGCAAAAGCCTCACTTGCCTTGTCTCAATCAACTAGCACAGAAATTAGAAATCTCATTGGCTTTGATTTCAAACCTGATGTAATTCGAGAAATGCACCCACATGTAATCACAGAATTATTGGATGAACTCCCACATCATTGCAGTAATTGTGGTATTAGGCTTAAACAGCAAGAACAGTTTGATAGGCACTTGGAATGGCATGCTACAAAAGAAAGAGAACAAAATGGTCCGACTGGATCATCAAGAAGATGGTATGCAAAATCAGATGACTGGATTGCTGGCAAGGCCGAATATCTATCCGGGTCTGAATTTACTGATTCTGCCGATGAATATGATGATAAAATGGGAGACGGCAGTCAATTGGATTCTATGGTTGTAGCAGATGAAAACCAGTGCTTGTGTGTATTGTGTGGGGAGCTATTTGAAGATGTATACTGTCAGGAAAGCGACCAGTGGATGTTCAAGGGGGCTGTTTATCTGAACAATTCAGATAGCGATAGTGAGATGGAAAGTAGAAATTTGGGCCCCATCATTCATGCTAGATGCTTATCAGAGAACTCAATATCTGGTGTGGCCAATACAGTAAGGCTCATAGTGAATTGA